A genomic window from Maylandia zebra isolate NMK-2024a linkage group LG20, Mzebra_GT3a, whole genome shotgun sequence includes:
- the rap1aa gene encoding RAP1A, member of RAS oncogene family a, with the protein MREYKLVVLGSGGVGKSALTVQFVQGIFVEKYDPTIEDSYRKQVEVDGQQCMLEILDTAGTEQFTAMRDLYMKNGQGFALVYSITAQSTFNDLQDLREQILRVKDTEDVPMILVGNKCDLEDERVVGKEQGQNLARQWNNCAFLETSAKSKINVNEIFYDLVRQINRKTPMEKKKTKKKSSCTLL; encoded by the exons ATGCGCGAGTACAAGCTTGTGGTGCTGGGGTCGGGAGGCGTGGGAAAGTCTGCACTG ACAGTCCAATTTGTGCAAGGCATTTTTGTGGAGAAGTATGACCCCACAATAGAAGACTCCTACAGAAAG cAAGTCGAGGTCGATGGGCAGCAATGTATGCTTGAAATCCTGGACACAGCTGGAACT GAACAGTTCACGGCCATGAGGGACCTGTACATGAAGAATGGCCAGGGCTTTGCTTTGGTGTACTCCATTACAGCGCAGTCAACATTTAACGACCTGCAGGACCTCCGGGAGCAGATCCTGCGAGTAAAGGACACAGAGGAT GTTCCCATGATCCTGGTGGGAAACAAGTGTGACCTGGAGGATGAGCGTGTGGTCGGGAAGGAGCAGGGTCAGAACCTGGCCCGTCAGTGGAACAACTGTGCCTTTTTAGAGACTTCAGCTAAATCAAAGATCAACGTTAATGAG ATTTTCTATGATCTGGTGCGACAGATCAACAGAAAAACGCCgatggaaaagaagaagacaaaaaagaagTCAAGTTGCACACTGCTCTAA